The Desmonostoc muscorum LEGE 12446 genome includes a region encoding these proteins:
- a CDS encoding ThiF family adenylyltransferase yields MTIFFHEQLYRSNFVMAKLKKYPVTICGAGALGANIVENLARSGFDKLTVIDRDRIEERNLSTQPYYRSDVGAFKAKILANNLYRAIGTKVDGKTKELTSVNVNQLLQDSQLIIDVFDNSVARQLVKDYADKFSIPCLHAGLASDYAEVIWNDFYRVPSEVNDDVCDYPLARNLVMLTVAVACEAIVSFIATAEKRNFTITLKDLTVQSLFL; encoded by the coding sequence ATGACTATCTTTTTTCACGAACAGCTTTACCGCAGCAATTTTGTGATGGCAAAGTTGAAAAAGTATCCTGTAACCATTTGTGGGGCGGGAGCGTTAGGAGCTAATATTGTTGAAAACTTGGCTCGGTCTGGTTTTGACAAACTTACAGTGATCGATCGCGATCGCATTGAGGAGCGTAATCTTTCCACCCAGCCTTACTACCGTTCTGATGTCGGAGCATTTAAAGCAAAAATATTGGCGAACAATTTATATCGAGCGATTGGTACTAAAGTTGATGGCAAAACAAAAGAATTGACATCCGTAAATGTAAATCAATTACTCCAAGATAGCCAATTAATTATTGATGTTTTTGACAATAGCGTAGCACGTCAATTAGTAAAAGATTATGCAGATAAATTTAGCATTCCTTGTCTTCATGCTGGGCTAGCATCTGATTATGCAGAAGTTATTTGGAATGACTTTTATCGTGTGCCTTCTGAGGTGAATGATGATGTTTGTGATTATCCGTTGGCACGAAATCTGGTAATGTTAACGGTTGCTGTAGCATGTGAAGCAATTGTCTCATTCATTGCCACAGCAGAAAAGCGTAACTTCACCATCACTCTCAAGGATTTGACTGTGCAATCTTTGTTTTTGTAA
- a CDS encoding vWA domain-containing protein: MNTAERDLRLEMLNSLLTTPHRKLEQVAEIHKLIVELDPIFYGHLAVWYQRHGDVRDHKEVFVAHLLTSNLVEHRDAGFIMLQEFPPYQVARVVDFMKQQQNKLPRSARTAVRRYLKARESNPALFDRAALRGRKAMKHLYASLHIKPNERANAILFRDTPPVGSLADILKQLAKAESAAQQARLIVEFNIPYTIAIGAIKQLTPVVLVALINSMSPQEVINNLKSLQTRGAMDHPEVKKLIDSKLEEASKSGRVAAFKAQIAADTADFDADTVARLEKVTNEQVKRRGAIARPTALLVDKSGSMENAIAIGKQLAALISGIAQAELFVYAFDTIPYAVTAKGKELTDWERAFQHINAGGSTSIGSALEAMRKKKQVVDQIILVTDEGENAAPYFGEVYKTYCREFAIMPNVVIVRVGGHYNWVESQLKQQQAPVDTFTFAGDYYSLPNLVPLLTRPSRLDLLMEILDVPLPVRDDK, from the coding sequence ATGAATACCGCAGAACGTGACCTGCGCTTGGAAATGCTCAACAGTTTGCTGACAACTCCTCACCGCAAACTTGAGCAAGTCGCAGAAATTCACAAGTTAATTGTTGAACTCGATCCTATTTTCTACGGACACCTAGCAGTCTGGTATCAGCGTCATGGTGATGTCCGCGACCACAAGGAAGTGTTTGTTGCTCACTTGCTAACCAGCAATTTGGTTGAACACCGCGACGCCGGGTTTATCATGCTGCAAGAGTTTCCACCTTATCAGGTGGCGCGTGTAGTGGACTTTATGAAGCAGCAGCAAAATAAACTGCCTCGTTCAGCTAGAACTGCCGTGCGGCGTTACTTGAAGGCACGGGAGAGCAATCCAGCTTTGTTCGATCGCGCTGCCCTCCGGGGTCGTAAGGCAATGAAGCACCTCTATGCTTCGCTGCACATCAAACCAAATGAGCGGGCAAATGCGATTCTGTTCCGCGATACTCCGCCAGTGGGTTCGTTAGCAGATATCCTCAAACAGCTTGCTAAGGCCGAAAGTGCAGCACAACAGGCACGGCTAATTGTGGAGTTTAACATTCCCTACACGATCGCGATCGGTGCAATCAAACAACTCACACCGGTTGTACTGGTGGCGTTAATCAACAGCATGTCTCCTCAGGAAGTGATTAATAACCTCAAGTCACTCCAGACTAGAGGTGCAATGGATCACCCAGAAGTCAAGAAGCTGATTGACTCGAAGCTGGAAGAAGCATCTAAAAGTGGACGTGTGGCAGCATTCAAAGCCCAGATTGCCGCAGACACCGCAGATTTCGATGCAGATACCGTTGCTCGTTTGGAAAAAGTGACCAACGAACAGGTGAAACGGCGGGGTGCGATCGCTCGTCCAACTGCCTTATTGGTAGATAAGTCTGGTTCAATGGAGAATGCGATCGCGATCGGTAAGCAACTCGCTGCCCTCATCTCTGGTATCGCTCAAGCAGAACTGTTTGTCTACGCCTTTGACACCATTCCTTACGCTGTCACGGCAAAGGGCAAGGAGTTGACCGACTGGGAGCGTGCTTTCCAGCACATCAACGCAGGCGGTAGCACTAGCATCGGTTCTGCATTGGAAGCAATGCGGAAGAAGAAGCAGGTAGTTGATCAGATTATTCTGGTGACGGATGAAGGCGAAAATGCAGCTCCTTACTTCGGTGAAGTCTACAAGACCTATTGCCGAGAGTTTGCAATCATGCCCAATGTGGTGATTGTCCGTGTGGGTGGTCATTACAACTGGGTGGAAAGTCAACTCAAGCAGCAGCAAGCACCTGTGGATACGTTCACCTTTGCAGGGGACTACTACAGCTTGCCGAACCTCGTCCCACTCCTAACACGCCCCTCTCGTCTGGATTTGCTGATGGAGATTTTGGATGTGCCGTTGCCTGTGCGAGATGATAAGTAG
- the rplL gene encoding 50S ribosomal protein L7/L12 has translation MSVENLEILKQIKSLNVNEIGQLVKQIEATFNVDISTPKFLQIDKRDEDETQPQIQTEFDVLLVSVPAEKKIALLKVIRTVTGLGLKEAKDFVESLPQVVQAGLNQEAAVIIKQQLEETGAVVSLT, from the coding sequence ATGTCTGTGGAAAATCTAGAAATTTTAAAACAAATAAAGTCTCTAAATGTTAATGAGATTGGTCAATTAGTAAAGCAGATTGAAGCAACTTTCAATGTCGATATATCCACACCTAAATTCCTTCAGATTGACAAGCGAGATGAGGATGAAACTCAACCGCAGATTCAAACGGAATTTGATGTCTTGTTGGTATCGGTTCCAGCAGAGAAAAAGATTGCCTTACTCAAGGTCATCCGGACGGTGACTGGACTGGGACTCAAAGAAGCAAAAGACTTTGTGGAATCTCTGCCTCAAGTGGTTCAGGCAGGACTGAACCAAGAAGCGGCTGTAATTATCAAGCAGCAGCTAGAGGAAACAGGAGCAGTTGTTTCTCTAACGTAA